In a genomic window of Jaculus jaculus isolate mJacJac1 chromosome 8, mJacJac1.mat.Y.cur, whole genome shotgun sequence:
- the Ccm2l gene encoding cerebral cavernous malformations 2 protein-like isoform X1, protein MEYEVKKGKKGFVSPIRRLVFPKAARRAACRSNVSRRPLHSMPLYPPDYLIDPQILLCDYLEKEVKFLGHLTWVTSSLNPSSRDELLQLLDTARQLKELPLKTTAEQDSILSLSARCLLLTWRDNEELILRIPTHEIAAASYLQDDALHLLVLKTGLGVDPVPAGLDASPGGSGRDPGPPGAVAEKRRVGTAERRHTICSLDWRVAWGGGGEARAAGTGAGTGGGSLERQRAGPRASGSWERRQTFSGSWERRHAGGGGGGGGAGKPGGSWERRQTGGGGGSWERRHLGPNPLDPQDPSPDAYCNLIILAVANRDAAEESCALICQVFQIIYGDQSIKCVDRAGYHYTSNPDRPWLYSRSDSCHTDGTYAYDADFSCCSSFNGSQDTFEACYSGTSTPSFHGSHCSGSDHSGLGFEQLQDYMVTLRSKLGPPEIQQFALLLREYRLGLPIQDYCAGLLKLYGDRRKFLLLGMRPFIPDQDIGYFEGFLEGVGIREGGILTDSFGRIKRSMSSTSASAVRSYDGAAQRPEAQTFHRLLADITHDIEALAPDDDDDEDSSGGGDQAEDNYL, encoded by the exons ATGGAATATGAAgtcaagaaagggaagaag ggttttgtgtcccccatccgAAGGCTGGTGTTCCCCAAGGCTGCACGCAGGGCAGCCTGCCGGAGCAACGTGAGCCGCCGGCCCCTGCACTCCATGCCCCTGTATCCCCCTGACTACCTCATTGACCCTCAGATTCTGCTGTGTGACTATCTGGAGAAGGAGGTCAAG TTCCTGGGCCACCTCACCTGGGTGACGTCCTCACTGAATCCCTCCAGCCGGGACGAACTCCTGCAACTGTTGGACACCGCCCGG cagctgaaagagCTGCCGCTGAAGACCACAGCGGAGCAAGACAGCATCCTGAGCCTGTCGGCCCGCTGCCTGCTGCTCACGTGGCGGGACAACGAGGAGCTCATCCTGCGCATCCCCACGCACGAGATCGCCGCCGCCTCCTACCTGCAGGACGACGCGCTGCACCTGCTGGTGCTCAAGACCG GTCTGGGCGTGGACCCAGTACCGGCCGGCCTGGACGCCAGCCCCGGCGGCTCGGGACGCGACCCCGGCCCTCCCGGTGCGGTGGCGGAGAAGCGGCGGGTGGGCACGGCCGAGCGGCGCCACACCATCTGCAGCCTGGACTGGCGCGTGGCGTGGGGCGGGGGCGGCGAGGCGCGCGCGGCGGGCACGGGCGCGGGCACGGGCGGCGGCAGCCTGGAGCGGCAGCGCGCGGGGCCGCGGGCATCGGGCAGCTGGGAGCGGCGGCAGACGTTCAGCGGCAGCTGGGAGCGGCGGCAcgcgggaggcggcggcggcggcgggggcgcggGCAAGCCCGGAGGCAGCTGGGAGCGGCGGCAgacgggcggcggcggcggcagctggGAGAGGCGGCACCTGGGGCCCAACCCGCTGGacccccaggaccccagccccgACGCCTACTGCAACCTGATCATTCTTGCGGTGGCCAACAGG GATGCTGCTGAGGAGTCCTGTGCACTCATCTGTCAGGTCTTCCAGATCATCTATGGGGACCAGAGCATCAAGTGTGTAGACCGAGCCGGCTACCACTACACGTCCAACCCAGATCGGCCGTGGCTCTATAGCCGCA GTGATAGCTGCCACACGGACGGGACCTACGCCTACGATGctgacttcagctgctgcagttCCTT CAATGGCTCCCAGGACACATTTGAAGCGTGTTACAGTGGCACGTCCACGCCGTCTTTCCATGGCTCCCACTGCAGTGGCAGCGACCACAGTGGCCTGGGCTTCGAGCAGCTGCAGGATTACATGGTCACG CTGCGGAGTAAGCTGGGTCCCCCGGAGATCCAGCAGTTTGCATTGCTGCTACGAGAGTACCGCCTGGGGCTGCCTATCCAGGACTACTGCGCAGGCCTGTTGAAGCTGTATGGGGACCGGCGCAAGTTCCTGCTCCTCG GGATGCGGCCCTTCATCCCTGACCAGGACATTGGCTACTTCGAGGGCTTCTTGGAAGGAGTGGGCATCCGCGAGGGCGGCATCCTCACCGACAGCTTCGGCCGCATCAAGCGCAGCATGAGTTCCACGTCGGCCTCGGCGGTCCGCAGTTACGACGGGGCGGCCCAGCGGCCCGAGGCGCAGACCTTCCACCGGCTGCTGGCCGACATCACGCACGACATTGAAGCCCTGGCACCAGACGACGATGACGATGAAGACTCCTCTGGCGGGGGTGACCAGGCTGAAGACAATTACCTATAG
- the Ccm2l gene encoding cerebral cavernous malformations 2 protein-like isoform X2 — protein sequence MEYEVKKGKKGFVSPIRRLVFPKAARRAACRSNVSRRPLHSMPLYPPDYLIDPQILLCDYLEKEVKFLGHLTWVTSSLNPSSRDELLQLLDTARQLKELPLKTTAEQDSILSLSARCLLLTWRDNEELILRIPTHEIAAASYLQDDALHLLVLKTGLGVDPVPAGLDASPGGSGRDPGPPGAVAEKRRVGTAERRHTICSLDWRVAWGGGGEARAAGTGAGTGGGSLERQRAGPRASGSWERRQTFSGSWERRHAGGGGGGGGAGKPGGSWERRQTGGGGGSWERRHLGPNPLDPQDPSPDAYCNLIILAVANRDAAEESCALICQVFQIIYGDQSIKCVDRAGYHYTSNPDRPWLYSRSDSCHTDGTYAYDADFSCCSSFNGSQDTFEACYSGTSTPSFHGSHCSGSDHSGLGFEQLQDYMVTLRSKLGPPEIQQFALLLREYRLGLPIQDYCAGLLKLYGDRRKFLLLVPDGGGRGHENMECRRRKRHREGKGRGEETGPG from the exons ATGGAATATGAAgtcaagaaagggaagaag ggttttgtgtcccccatccgAAGGCTGGTGTTCCCCAAGGCTGCACGCAGGGCAGCCTGCCGGAGCAACGTGAGCCGCCGGCCCCTGCACTCCATGCCCCTGTATCCCCCTGACTACCTCATTGACCCTCAGATTCTGCTGTGTGACTATCTGGAGAAGGAGGTCAAG TTCCTGGGCCACCTCACCTGGGTGACGTCCTCACTGAATCCCTCCAGCCGGGACGAACTCCTGCAACTGTTGGACACCGCCCGG cagctgaaagagCTGCCGCTGAAGACCACAGCGGAGCAAGACAGCATCCTGAGCCTGTCGGCCCGCTGCCTGCTGCTCACGTGGCGGGACAACGAGGAGCTCATCCTGCGCATCCCCACGCACGAGATCGCCGCCGCCTCCTACCTGCAGGACGACGCGCTGCACCTGCTGGTGCTCAAGACCG GTCTGGGCGTGGACCCAGTACCGGCCGGCCTGGACGCCAGCCCCGGCGGCTCGGGACGCGACCCCGGCCCTCCCGGTGCGGTGGCGGAGAAGCGGCGGGTGGGCACGGCCGAGCGGCGCCACACCATCTGCAGCCTGGACTGGCGCGTGGCGTGGGGCGGGGGCGGCGAGGCGCGCGCGGCGGGCACGGGCGCGGGCACGGGCGGCGGCAGCCTGGAGCGGCAGCGCGCGGGGCCGCGGGCATCGGGCAGCTGGGAGCGGCGGCAGACGTTCAGCGGCAGCTGGGAGCGGCGGCAcgcgggaggcggcggcggcggcgggggcgcggGCAAGCCCGGAGGCAGCTGGGAGCGGCGGCAgacgggcggcggcggcggcagctggGAGAGGCGGCACCTGGGGCCCAACCCGCTGGacccccaggaccccagccccgACGCCTACTGCAACCTGATCATTCTTGCGGTGGCCAACAGG GATGCTGCTGAGGAGTCCTGTGCACTCATCTGTCAGGTCTTCCAGATCATCTATGGGGACCAGAGCATCAAGTGTGTAGACCGAGCCGGCTACCACTACACGTCCAACCCAGATCGGCCGTGGCTCTATAGCCGCA GTGATAGCTGCCACACGGACGGGACCTACGCCTACGATGctgacttcagctgctgcagttCCTT CAATGGCTCCCAGGACACATTTGAAGCGTGTTACAGTGGCACGTCCACGCCGTCTTTCCATGGCTCCCACTGCAGTGGCAGCGACCACAGTGGCCTGGGCTTCGAGCAGCTGCAGGATTACATGGTCACG CTGCGGAGTAAGCTGGGTCCCCCGGAGATCCAGCAGTTTGCATTGCTGCTACGAGAGTACCGCCTGGGGCTGCCTATCCAGGACTACTGCGCAGGCCTGTTGAAGCTGTATGGGGACCGGCGCAAGTTCCTGCTCCTCG TCCCTGATGGAGGAGGCCGAGGTCATGAGAACATGGAgtgcagaagaaggaagaggcaccgagaagggaaagggaggggcgAAGAAACTGGTCCAGGGTGA